A single genomic interval of Helianthus annuus cultivar XRQ/B chromosome 13, HanXRQr2.0-SUNRISE, whole genome shotgun sequence harbors:
- the LOC118485796 gene encoding uncharacterized protein LOC118485796: MTFRNVTETIIAETIAVPSSKSVEWFPQLQTIETVKLTNTQLWLLRMMLRRSKNSKPVVREKSGENAPAWRMFAPDFLGTVETVVCADGEEDHNTIIRSNFRVPTEAALAVELPSGKGIISKLCHLC; the protein is encoded by the exons atgacgtttcggaatgtgaccgagacgatcatcgCGGAGACCATTGCGGTCCCTAGCTCGAAGTCAGTGGAATGGTTTCCTCAGTTGCAGACCATTGAGACCGTGAAGCTGACCAATACGCAACTATGGCTGTTGCGTATGATGCTGAGGAGGAGCAAGAACTCGaaacccgtggtgcgggagaagagcggtg AAAATGCTCCtgcatggaggatgtttgccccggatttccTGGGTACGGTTGAGACCGTGGTTTGTGCGGATGGTGAAGAGGATCACAATACTATCATCCgtagtaacttccgggtgcctactgaggctgcactggcagttgagttgccgTCAGGCAAAGGTATAATATCCAAGCTTTGTCACTTGTGTTGA